GAAAACGAGGAGAAGAGAGTAAAACAGTCTactaagaaaattttgaaagctAAAGTTTCTTCGAAAGCCATCTCCAAAGAACGCCAATCATTGACGAAAACAGGTTTGTCGTGTGTTAAACTAAACACATTCTATGTAATAAATACGGGCATCTACGTAGAGTATTATAAAACATTGCGTGTGCTAATCTTCCTAGGTAAGCAGCAATTTCAGTCAAAAAAAGAAGCATCATCAACTATCTCTAGTGAAGTTCTGAAAACCGAAGAAATTATATCACCCCCGAGTCAGAGTGAACCCTGGACTGTACTTGCTCATAAGAAGCCACAGAAGGACTGGAAAGCTTATAACCCAAAGACAATGAGACCTCCCTCTCTACCAGAGGGAACCAAGCATGTGAAGGTTATGACTTGGAATGTTAATGGATTGAGAGCATTGTTGAAATTAGAGAGCTTCTCTGCTCTGCAGCTTGCCCAAAGAGAAAACTTTGATGTCTTGTGCTTGCAGGAGACTAAACTCCAGGTCATAATTTTAGGCCCTTCTTAAGTTGTTTCTGCTCTATATTTTCAAACATAACCAAGTTCGATATATCTTGTACTGAAGATATCGATCAATGTTATGACAGATGAAGGATGTTGAGGATATTAAGAAAACTCTTATTGATGGCTATGATCATAGTTTTTGGTCCTGTAGCGTCTCAAAACTTGGTTACTCTGGAACTGCAATAATCTCACGGGTAACAGAAGAATGTgcttatttgttatttaatgtCCATTTGATCTGATATGTTAAGTTACattgtttgtgtgtgtaatcAGTTTGGTCTTTTGATAGATAAAACCACTCTCAGTTAGATATGGTACCGATCTATCTGGATCAGATCATGACATGGAAGGACGCATTGTGACTGCTGAATTTGACTCCTTCTACTTAATTAATACTTATGTCCCTAATTCCGGAGATGGCTTAAAAAGACTGGTACTCCTCATATTTACTGGTTTCTATGGTTGACAGATTattcgttttcttttaattttaacgAATGGATCCTGTGGGTTTTCAAGTCATACAGGATCGAAGAATGGGATCGAACCCTCAGCAATTACATCAAAGTATGATACTTTCTAGTggaatttctttatttttttgtatgtgttacACAAGCTTAATGAACCTTTTGCATTTACAGGAGCTGGAGAAGTCTAAGCCTGTGATCTTGACGGGTGATCTAAATTGTGCTCATGAGGAAATAGACATCTTCAATCCCGCGGTAACTAACTtggattcttcttttctctcttgtttcGTGGAAGACCAATATATCTCGTTTTTCATGCTTTTCCACCAAATCTTTTATTAAGGGGAACATAAGAAGTGCTGGTTTTACAATAGAAGAAAGGCAATCCTTTGGTGCAAACTTCTTAGACAAGGGCTTGGTAGATACCTTTAGAAAGCAACATCCTGGAGTAGTTGGTTACACCTATTGGGGTTATCGCCATGGTGGCcgtaaaacaaacaaaggtaTTTAAGTTTGTTTGATACACATATTCAGATATAATATTTGTGGTTGTTAAACTGGTGAAATGGTGTGAAATCAGGGTGGAGACTGGACTACTTCTTGGTGTCCGAATCGATCGCAGCAAAGGTCCATGATTCTTACATCCTCCCTGATATTAATGGGAGTGATCATTGCCCCATAGGCCTAACTCTCAAGCTCTGATTTATCTTAGAGCTTCACCactcctagtttttttttttggctaaagtTGTAATGGCCTTTAGGGAGAGATTCACATGTTTTGCTTCGACAGAGAACTATGGTTATGTGAATCAAGAATAATTTAAATATCAGTAAACAAACCCCAAACAGTCAGAGTTTTGTCGAATTTGTTGGTATGGTTTACTTTCATTGCCCTCACTGCATTTTGTGTTCACTTATGGTTTGCTTATGCATTTTGTATTGACTGGATCAAGTAAAAAACGATGTTATGTGacacattttataaaaacataaaaaataaaagctaaaaTACTTAGTAGAGGTCAAGAAGAACAAGGGAGTTTGATACAGAGCACTTGCGTACAATGATCGAGAGaaaagtttggttttgagtACAAGTCAGAAACAGAAAAGCTAAATGCTTAGTAGATGTGGTCTAGTAGGAACAAGCGTTGCAACATACTCCTCCATGTTTTCAAGGTAATCTAAACTTGTGCGCAAACTAGTTTCAACCGTTCTCATAGTTTTCTCCTCCAAGTTGTATTCGCATAGTTTGATTTCACTTTTACGTGTCCTCACCTTTACAAGCAACAGTCCCGCCTGGTTTATCACAGCTCCTAGCCAAAACGAACCAACATGCAAACGCGTTGACCTCTCCACATCGGATGCCGTCAGCCTCAAGATCGTGCTCCAAGATTTGATTCGACCATTGTCTTCCTTCTCATGCTCCGCACACCAAACAACCATATCACCACCGTAGCAGTTCTCCACTGCACATAGACTTCCTTTCAACAactttaaatgaaaaaaatttccACCAGGACCAGAGCAGTAGTTGAATGTCTCTGACACTAGACTAAAGGACAAGATATTTTCGCCGTTTTCAGTGGTAGTAGATTCATGTGTATGGAACGACCCGAAGATATGTTCGCCGTTTTCAATGGTAGCAGATTCACGAGGATGGAACGACCAGAAGATATTTTCACCCACCAGGATTCCCTCAGGGTTCACACGGCTCAAGCCAATAAATGTCCTCCACGGGAAATCAATCATCTTAGACACAGTGGACTCAAGTGTCAAcacttgtgctttataggagATAGTGAGCGGTATCAAAACGATTTTGTGATCGTGAGTTGAGTGGTCGTAACCAAAACCAATCATACTCGAAGTATGCTGATGATTGATTCTTCCTACTTTTCTTAATCCTCTCAAAACAGGGTTCCAAACAGCTAAAGACTTGTCTTGAAGCAGCAGGCAAAAGAGTCCATCGCAATGACCGGTGACTCTAGTTATGAAAAGCAAACTTTTCTCTCGATCATTGTACAGTTCAGGCTCTTGTAATACCGTCTTTAGCTTGCGACCTTCATAAGTGCATATGCGCGGTGTATCCCGTGGCCAACAAACCACCAATAGAAATAACGTACTTGGGGCATGAACATGATTTTTGTGCTTTATGATGAACCTCTCATCTCGGAACAACGAACGCCAGCTTTTGCAGACACATCTAAACCGTAGCAAGTCCTTAACCGGAACCCTAGCAAGTATCTCAACGACTATGTCAAAAGCAAGTTCCGCCATCCTCAAGACCTAAACAGTGAAACAAACGATAGAGATATAGAGATAAAACAGATCAGAACATAGAGGCAGTTTCAAAACTAGAGATCCTCCTATAACACGCCTTCTAAAACACCACGGACAGAGCTGATTCTAATCACTGATGATTTCTCTGCTTTGCTGCTTATATGACCAAACCCTGGGTTAAGTCCAtctatgttattattatatagggTTTACGTTTATCCCAAATTCCCAATTCTAGATTGATATGGATCCTTTGTATAAAGATATGTTAATATAAGCTGTATAGGGTTTACTTTTTTGTCTTTCTCGatcaatttataataaattgcAATCTTTNattttttttttttttttttgcttgatatttttattttatacttgtttaaaaaaaaaaaactaggctATAGAGATCGAACAAAAGCATCAACATACATGTTTTATAACAAATACACTCAAGATCAACACAATTGTACTTCTCTCCATGTGTGTTCTGCCACAAAACTTGGTATCATATATGTTTGATCATACACAGATACTCACAACTCACAAGTCCTTGCTTAATGTTTTGATCAAATCTTACATAGCTGCGACGGAGGCAGTGATGATGGGCTGAGAAGAAGACTTGGTGTTGCTAATGCCATTGCAGACGTTAAAGCCGTACCAAACAGAGTTAGGCAAGAAAAGGTTGTAGTAAAAAGTGACAGATCTGATGGATGAGCCGTAGATTTTAACGTTCTCTGGTTTCCAGCCGTCGGATCCTTGCCTGAGGAGGTAGATATAACAGACGTCGCGCATACACGGTCCCGATATCTTGTATGTGTCTGACGAACACTTTTCAAAAGTCCTCGAGTGTGGATCGTCTAGTCTCTTCACATACACCTAACCaacaaagtttaaaaaaaaaaaaaccaaaataaacaagaGAATTCACATTCTGTATGCATCATCGTAACTACAAGTTATTATTActtatgatttatataaattgataatgttagaaatattatattttattaattttgtctaactattaaatttataattaaatcgaaatattaatttatcgaaattaGGAAGCTGAGATTGGTCAAACCTAAGCCAAGATTCTTGGATCTCAAAATCCAGATGTTACCAGCTtggcaaaaaccaaaaatacaaagcTATTCTAAAAACAGGTCGTCGTgtaaaaaacaccaaaagaaacatttcaattttcaaatatcGAATTGGATTGATTACGgattaatttgttattaaagCAATccaattaaatgaaaattatgtAGATGCAAAACAGACTAACgaata
The Camelina sativa cultivar DH55 chromosome 6, Cs, whole genome shotgun sequence genome window above contains:
- the LOC104793057 gene encoding uncharacterized protein LOC104793057; the encoded protein is MVRLAISLFLVVVLCSFASPSSARSFITTKPRPIDSFLPKPKLENAGVCSYTVIIKTSCSSVSYTRDKISIAFGDVYRNEVYVKRLDDPHSRTFEKCSSDTYKISGPCMRDVCYIYLLRQGSDGWKPENVKIYGSSIRSVTFYYNLFLPNSVWYGFNVCNGISNTKSSSQPIITASVAAM
- the LOC104793056 gene encoding DNA-(apurinic or apyrimidinic site) lyase, chloroplastic isoform X1, with amino-acid sequence MSNDTAVKSIPFSINNNNSNRKDLKIVAAVTDQMGSDSDRDEMGTLQGDKKEIEAMTVQELRATLRKLGLPVKGRKQELVSTLRLHMDSNLPGEISGSEQKETTTSTRSASVTIKRKIRNREEPAEDDCINSEAYGIENEEKRVKQSTKKILKAKVSSKAISKERQSLTKTGKQQFQSKKEASSTISSEVLKTEEIISPPSQSEPWTVLAHKKPQKDWKAYNPKTMRPPSLPEGTKHVKVMTWNVNGLRALLKLESFSALQLAQRENFDVLCLQETKLQMKDVEDIKKTLIDGYDHSFWSCSVSKLGYSGTAIISRIKPLSVRYGTDLSGSDHDMEGRIVTAEFDSFYLINTYVPNSGDGLKRLSYRIEEWDRTLSNYIKELEKSKPVILTGDLNCAHEEIDIFNPAGNIRSAGFTIEERQSFGANFLDKGLVDTFRKQHPGVVGYTYWGYRHGGRKTNKGWRLDYFLVSESIAAKVHDSYILPDINGSDHCPIGLTLKL
- the LOC104699384 gene encoding F-box/kelch-repeat protein At3g23880, which codes for MAELAFDIVVEILARVPVKDLLRFRCVCKSWRSLFRDERFIIKHKNHVHAPSTLFLLVVCWPRDTPRICTYEGRKLKTVLQEPELYNDREKSLLFITRVTGHCDGLFCLLLQDKSLAVWNPVLRGLRKVGRINHQHTSSMIGFGYDHSTHDHKIVLIPLTISYKAQVLTLESTVSKMIDFPWRTFIGLSRVNPEGILVGENIFWSFHPRESATIENGEHIFGSFHTHESTTTENGENILSFSLVSETFNYCSGPGGNFFHLKLLKGSLCAVENCYGGDMVVWCAEHEKEDNGRIKSWSTILRLTASDVERSTRLHVGSFWLGAVINQAGLLLVKVRTRKSEIKLCEYNLEEKTMRTVETSLRTSLDYLENMEEYVATLVPTRPHLLSI
- the LOC104793056 gene encoding DNA-(apurinic or apyrimidinic site) lyase, chloroplastic isoform X2 → MSNDTAVKSIPFSINNNNSNRKDLKIVAAVTDQMGSDSDRDEMGTLQGDKKEIEAMTVQELRATLRKLGLPVKGRKQELVSTLRLHMDSNLPEQKETTTSTRSASVTIKRKIRNREEPAEDDCINSEAYGIENEEKRVKQSTKKILKAKVSSKAISKERQSLTKTGKQQFQSKKEASSTISSEVLKTEEIISPPSQSEPWTVLAHKKPQKDWKAYNPKTMRPPSLPEGTKHVKVMTWNVNGLRALLKLESFSALQLAQRENFDVLCLQETKLQMKDVEDIKKTLIDGYDHSFWSCSVSKLGYSGTAIISRIKPLSVRYGTDLSGSDHDMEGRIVTAEFDSFYLINTYVPNSGDGLKRLSYRIEEWDRTLSNYIKELEKSKPVILTGDLNCAHEEIDIFNPAGNIRSAGFTIEERQSFGANFLDKGLVDTFRKQHPGVVGYTYWGYRHGGRKTNKGWRLDYFLVSESIAAKVHDSYILPDINGSDHCPIGLTLKL